One region of Salvia miltiorrhiza cultivar Shanhuang (shh) chromosome 3, IMPLAD_Smil_shh, whole genome shotgun sequence genomic DNA includes:
- the LOC131019112 gene encoding probable LRR receptor-like serine/threonine-protein kinase At3g47570 — MDKNLYCILPYAFLITITFPMLSLKHTSLLLATNWTNSTSVCTWIGVTCSFRHQRVAALNLSNMALSATIPPQLGHLSFLVSLDLSNNLFYGDLPQELSLLRRLKFISLRLNNFTGDIPPMFDMCRNLPFLGGIYLSENQLSGAIPTNVSQCSRLEVLSLSYNSFSGEIPSEIGFLTSLQYLALGGNNLNGILPHEIGHLQSLVIFGAEKNEIAGSIDFNIFMIMSSLQTLALSRNKFTGNISRDVRNITMLTELQLHENHVTGLIPTEFGQLYHLEILSLALNSFSGSIPHELFNISTLRILSLVDNALSGVLPTHLCHDSPFLEKLYLGTNSITGAIPNSISNCSQLTILSLPYNKFSGYIPTHLGNLRLLQRLELHTNNLTHAPSSSSFITSLTNCRSLTDLSFGDNPLNGVIPASVGNLSSSLRTFSAENCKFSGNIPVEIGNLSNMMGLDLSRNELSGNIPLSISHLHELQGLDLFGNMLGGTIPHAICDLFSLNTLVVKSIPSTIGNLQNLVDLSLANNRLEGSIPVSMGSMISLENLDLSYNNLSGLIPKSLEALQHLDYFNVSFNSLSGEIPNGGFFRNFTMNSFKGNEALCGIPKFHVQICSSISNHRSKRKKVERASFIVFGVVAFISVVCLAFIIVRNKRKDKTNREVDELIFIVPETISYYELLRATERFDESNLLGTGSSCSVYKGILNNGMNIAVKVFNMQLEGISRIFDVECEILRSIRHRNLTNVISSCSNEEFKALVLEYMPKGNFEKWLYSHNYCLNMMERLNIMIDVACALEYLHHGYSMPIVHSDLKPSNVLLDEDMVAHVSDFGIAKLLCDGDSFVLTNTLATLGYIAPEYGLEGLVSTRCDVYSYGVMLIETFTRKRPSDDMFCGDMSLKRWVELSLSKILDEVIDANLVMNLEEEMIDKNMQCVSSILELALKCSADSPGDRINMKQAHAAVQKIKHRFSQ; from the exons ATGGACAAAAACCTTTATTGCATTTTGCCTTATGCATTCCTAATCACCATAACCTTCCCAATGCTTTCACTCAAACATACATCTCTTTTACTTGCAACTAATTGGACCAACTCCACCTCCGTCTGCACCTGGATTGGCGTCACTTGCAGCTTCCGCCATCAACGAGTAGCTGCCTTGAATCTCTCCAACATGGCTCTCTCCGCCACCATTCCACCGCAGCTCGGACACCTCTCCTTCCTCGTCTCCCTCGACCTCTCCAACAACCTTTTCTATGGAGATTTGCCTCAAGAGCTGTCTCTCCTTCGCCGTTTGAAGTTCATTTCTCTCCGACTCAACAACTTCACCGGAGACATCCCTCCAATGTTTG ACATGTGCCGTAATCTTCCATTTCTTGGTGGGATTTATCTTTCTGAAAATCAGCTGAGTGGCGCGATTCCCACAAATGTATCCCAATGTTCACGGCTTGAGGTGTTGAGCCTCTCTTACAACTCTTTTAGTGGGGAGATACCTTCAGAAATCGGCTTCTTAACATCTCTTCAGTATTTAGCTCTTGGTGGCAACAATTTGAATG GAATACTACCACATGAGATTGGCCATCTTCAGAGTCTGGTTATTTTTGGTGCTGAAAAGAACGAGATTGCGGGCTCAATTGATTTCAACATTTTCATGATTATGTCTTCTCTGCAAACCTTAGCACTATCGCGTAACAAATTCACGGGGAACATTTCAAGGGATGTCAGGAATATTACCATGCTAACAGAGTTACAACTCCACGAAAACCATGTTACAG GGCTTATTCCCACTGAATTTGGCCAACTTTACCATTTGGAGATATTATCATTAGCATTGAACAGCTTTAGTGGTTCGATTCCACATGagctctttaacatttcaactctTCGGATTCTTTCACTTGTCGACAATGCTCTGTCAGGGGTTCTTCCAACCCATTTATGCCATGACTCTCCCTTTCTTGAAAAACTTTATCTTGGCACAAATTCTATCACCGGAGCAATACCCAACTCCATCTCTAACTGTTCTCAACTCACAATTCTCTCACTTCCTTATAACAAATTCAGTGGTTATATACCTACTCATCTCGGCAACCTAAGACTTCTTCAAAGACTTGAACTGCACACCAACAATCTTACCCACGCACCATCTTCGTCTTCCTTCATTACTTCATTGACAAATTGCAGGTCTCTAACTGATTTGTCATTTGGTGATAATCCTCTAAATGGTGTCATTCCAGCTTCTGTCGGGAACTTATCTTCCTCACTTCGAACATTCAGTGCCGAGAACTGCAAATTCAGTGGCAACATTCCTGTAGAAATAGGCAATCTAAGCAATATGATGGGCTTAGATTTATCTAGGAATGAGTTATCTGGTAATATTCCACTATCTATAAGCCATTTGCATGAACTTCAAGGATTAGATCTGTTTGGTAACATGTTGGGAGGCACAATACCACATGCTATATGTGATCTATTCAGCCTCAATACTTTAG TTGTCAAATCTATTCCTAGCACTATTGGGAACTTGCAGAATTTGGTTGATCTGTCTTTGGCAAATAATAGACTAGAAGGTTCTATTCCTGTGTCTATGGGAAGCATGATTAGTTTGGAAAATCTCGACTTGTCGTACAACAACCTCTCTGGTTTAATTCCAAAGTCTTTAGAAGCACTTCAACACCTCGACTACTTTAATGTCTCTTTCAATAgtttaagtggagaaattcctaatGGAGGTTTTTTTAGAAACTTCACTATGAATTCTTTTAAGGGTAATGAGGCATTGTGTGGAATCCCCAAGTTCCATGTCCAAATTTGCTCTTCAATTTCTAATCACAGATCAAAGAGAAAGAAGGTGGAACGAGCTTCATTTATTGTTTTCGGGGTTGTGGCTTTCATCTCAGTTGTCTGTTTGGCCTTTATAATTGTCAGAAACAAAAGGAAAGATAAGACGAATAGAGAAGTTGATGAGTTGATATTCATTGTGCCGGAAACAATCTCTTATTATGAACTGCTGCGAGCAACGGAAAGATTCGATGAAAGCAATTTACTTGGCACTGGGAGTTCTTGCTCTGTTTATAAAGGAATTCTTAACAATGGGATGAATATCGCTGTCAAGGTGTTCAATATGCAGCTAGAAGGTATTTCAAGAATATTCGATGTCGAATGTGAGATACTACGTAGCATTCGACACAGAAATCTGACAAACGTCATAAGCAGTTGCTCCAATGAAGAGTTCAAGGCATTAGTACTTGAATATATGCCAAAGGGAAACTTTGAAAAATGGTTATATTCCCACAACTATTGCTTGAATATGATGgaaagattgaatataatgattGATGTTGCATGTGCTTTGGAGTATCTTCACCACGGTTATTCAATGCCCATTGTCCACAGCGACTTGAAGCCTAGTAATGTGCTGTTAGATGAAGACATGGTTGCCCATGTAAGCGACTTTGGGATAGCAAAGTTGTTATGCGATGGAGATAGCTTTGTGTTAACCAACACGCTTGCAACATTGGGTTACATCGCTCCAG AGTATGGCTTGGAAGGGCTAGTTTCAACAAGGTGTGATGTGTATAGCTACGgggtgatgttgattgaaactTTTACGAGAAAAAGGCCTAGTGATGATATGTTTTGCGGAGATATGAGCTTAAAGAGATGGGTAGAACTATCACTTTCGAAGATCCTAGATGAAGTGATAGATGCCAACTTAGTCATGaatttggaggaagaaatgaTTGACAA
- the LOC131019111 gene encoding probable LRR receptor-like serine/threonine-protein kinase At3g47570 — MEKKLYCILPYALLITITFPMLSSEAKAKQPLSLATDQTALLSLKHTSLLLATNWTNSTSVCTWIGITCSLRHPRVAALNLSNMALSATIPPQLGRLSFLVSLDLSNNLFHGDLPQQLSLLRRLKFLSFRLNNFTGDIPKSLSNLTNLQFLELTYNSLSGEIPKELGRLQSLQTLSVQFNRLSGAIPSAIFNISTLLVIALGDNELSGSLPTEMCCNLPFLAGIYVSSNQLSGAIPTNLSQCSRLEVLSLSYNSFSGEIPSEIGYLTSLQYLALGGNNLNGILPHEIGHLQSLVTFAAENNEIGGSIDFNIFTNMSSLQTLSLARNKFMGNLSRDVGNITTVTYLHLSENYFTGLIPTEFGQLYHLELLSLSFNTLSGSIPHELFNISTLRILSLTVNTLSGVLPTHLCHASPSLEQLYLGGNSITGAIPNSISNCSQLTILSLAENKLSGYIPTHLGNLRHLQSLQLFSNNLTQAPSSSFITSLTNCRSLTHLSFGDNPLNGVIPASVGNLSSSLQTFDAGNCKFSGSIPVEIGNLSNLMTLALPGNELSGNIPLTISHLHELQGLNLSHNKLGGSIPHAICDLFSLNTLGMSKNQFLGPIPKCLGNVSSLRYLLLHSNILNSSIPSSLWGLKDLIYLDLSSNSLNGSLPLEMSNLGAAIYINVAMNQMSGSIPSTIGKLQNLVNLSLANNRLEGFIPVSMGSMISLAYLDLTYNNLSGSIPKSLEALQHLDYFNVSFNSLSGEIPNEGSFRNFTIDFFKGNEALCGIPKFHVQICSSISNHKSKRKKVERASFIVFGVVAFISIVSLAFIIVKNKRKDKTTREVDELISIVPERISYYELLQATKFFDESNLLGTGSSCSVYKGILNNGKDIVVKVFNMQREGISRIFDVECEILRSIRHRNLTSVISSCSNEEFKALVLEYMPKGNLEKWLYSHNYCLNMMERLNIMIDVASALEYLHHGYSMPIVHSDLKPSNVLLDEDMVAHVSDFGIAKLLCDGDSFVLTNTLATLGYIAPEYGLEGLVSTRCDVYSYGVMLIETFTRKRPSDDMFCRDMSLKRWVELSLSENPDELIDANLVMNLEEEMIDKNMQCVSSILELALKCSADSPGDRINMKQAHAELQKIKHRFSQ; from the exons ATGGAGAAAAAGCTTTATTGCATTTTGCCTTATGCATTGCTAATCACCATAACCTTCCCAATGCTTTCTTCTGAAGCCAAAGCCAAACAACCTCTGAGCCTTGCAACTGATCAAACTGCCCTTCTTTCACTCAAACATACATCTCTTTTACTTGCAACTAATTGGACCAACTCCACCTCCGTCTGCACCTGGATTGGCATCACTTGCAGTTTGCGCCACCCAAGAGTAGCTGCCTTGAATCTCTCCAACATGGCTCTCTCCGCCACCATTCCACCACAGCTCGGACGCCTCTCCTTCCTCGTCTCCCTCGACCTCTCCAACAACCTTTTCCATGGAGATTTGCCTCAACAGCTTTCTCTCCTTCGCCGTTTGAAGTTCTTATCTTTCCGACTCAACAACTTCACCGGAGACATCCCAAAGTCGCTCTCAAACCTCACAAACCTACAATTTCTTGAGTTAACTTACAATTCTCTGagtggagaaattccaaaaGAGTTGGGAAGACTTCAAAGTCTACAAACTCTATCTGTTCAATTCAATCGTCTATCCGGTGCTATACCATCAGCCATATTCAACATCTCGACCCTTTTAGTTATAGCATTGGGAGACAATGAACTGAGTGGAAGTCTTCCAACAGAAATGTGTTGTAATCTTCCATTTCTTGCTGGGATTTATGTTTCTTCCAATCAGCTGAGTGGCGCGATTCCCACAAATCTATCCCAATGTTCACGGCTTGAGGTGTTGAGCCTCTCTTACAACTCTTTTAGTGGGGAGATACCTTCAGAAATCGGCTACTTAACATCTCTTCAGTATTTAGCTCTTGGTGGTAACAATTTGAATG GAATACTACCACATGAGATTGGCCATCTTCAGAGTCTGGTTACTTTTGCTGCTGAAAATAATGAGATTGGAGGCTCAattgatttcaatattttcacgAATATGTCTTCTCTGCAAACCTTATCACTAGCGCGTAACAAATTCATGGGGAACCTTTCAAGGGATGTCGGGAATATTACTACGGTCACATATTTACACCTCTCGGAAAACTATTTTACAG GGCTTATTCCCACTGAATTTGGCCAACTTTACCATTTGGAGTTATTATCATTATCATTCAACACCTTGAGTGGTTCGATTCCACATGagctctttaacatttcaactctTCGGATTCTTTCACTTACCGTCAATACCCTGTCAGGGGTTCTTCCAACCCATTTATGCCAtgcctctccctctctcgaaCAACTTTATCTTGGCGGAAATTCTATCACCGGAGCAATACCCAACTCCATCTCTAACTGTTCTCAACTCACAATTCTCTCACTTGCTGAAAACAAATTGAGTGGTTATATACCTACTCATCTCGGCAACCTAAGACACCTACAAAGTCTTCAACTGTTCAGCAACAATCTTACCCAGGCACCATCTTCTTCCTTCATTACTTCATTGACAAATTGCAGGTCTCTAACTCATTTGTCATTTGGTGATAATCCTCTAAATGGTGTCATTCCAGCTTCTGTCGGGAACTTATCTTCCTCACTTCAAACATTCGACGCTGGCAATTGCAAATTCAGTGGCAGCATTCCTGTTGAAATAGGCAATTTAAGCAATTTGATGACATTAGCTTTGCCAGGAAATGAGTTATCTGGTAATATTCCACTAACTATAAGCCATTTGCATGAACTTCAAGGATTAAATCTGTCTCATAACAAGTTGGGAGGCTCAATACCACATGCTATATGTGATCTATTCAGCCTCAATACTTTAGGTATGAGCAAGAATCAATTTTTAGGCCCAATTCCTAAATGTCTGGGAAATGTCTCTTCTTTAAGATATCTTCTTCTACACTCCAACATTTTGAATTCAAGCATACCATCAAGCTTATGGGGCCTAAAAGATTTGATCTATCTAGACTTGTCCTCAAATTCATTAAATGGGTCACTACCTCTAGAGATGAGTAACTTAGGAGCAGCGATCTATATAAATGTAGCAATGAATCAGATGTCAGGGTCAATTCCTAGCACTATTGGGAAGTTGCAGAATTTGGTTAATCTGTCTTTGGCAAATAATAGACTAGAAGGTTTTATTCCTGTGTCTATGGGAAGCATGATCAGTTTGGCATATCTCGACTTGACGTACAACAACCTCTCTGGGTCAATTCCAAAGTCTTTAGAAGCACTTCAACACCTCGACTACTTTAATGTCTCTTTCAATAgtttaagtggagaaattcctaatgaaggttcttttagaaacttcactaTAGATTTTTTTAAGGGTAATGAGGCATTGTGTGGAATCCCCAAGTTCCATGTCCAAATTTGCTCTTCAATTTCTAATCacaaatcaaagagaaagaaGGTGGAACGAGCTTCATTTATTGTTTTCGGGGTTGTGGCTTTCATCTCAATTGTTTCTTTGGCCTTTATAATTGtcaaaaacaaaaggaaagataAGACGACTAGAGAAGTTGATGAGTTGATATCCATTGTGCCGGAAAGAATATCTTATTATGAACTGCTGCAAGCAACAAAATTTTTTGATGAAAGCAATTTACTTGGCACCGGGAGTTCTTGCTCTGTTTATAAAGGAATTCTTAACAATGGGAAGGATATTGTTGTCAAGGTGTTTAATATGCAGCGAGAAGGTATTTCAAGAATATTTGATGTCGAATGTGAGATACTACGTAGCATTCGACACAGGAATCTGACAAGCGTCATAAGCAGTTGCTCCAATGAAGAGTTCAAGGCATTAGTACTTGAATATATGCCAAAGGGAAACCTTGAAAAATGGCTATATTCCCACAACTATTGCTTGAATATGATGgaaagattgaatataatgattGATGTTGCATCTGCTTTGGAGTATCTTCACCACGGTTATTCAATGCCCATTGTCCACAGCGACTTGAAGCCTAGTAATGTGCTGTTAGATGAAGACATGGTTGCCCATGTAAGCGACTTTGGGATAGCAAAGTTGTTATGCGATGGAGATAGCTTTGTGTTAACCAACACGCTAGCAACATTGGGTTACATCGCTCCAG AGTATGGTTTGGAAGGCCTAGTTTCAACAAGGTGTGATGTGTATAGCTACGgggtgatgttgattgaaactTTTACGAGAAAAAGGCCTAGTGATGATATGTTTTGCAGAGATATGAGCTTAAAGAGATGGGTAGAACTCTCACTTTCGGAGAACCCAGATGAATTGATAGATGCCAACTTAGTCATGaatttggaggaagaaatgaTTGACAAGAATATGCAGTGCGTGTCATCCATACTTGAATTGGCTCTGAAATGCTCTGCCGACTCTCCCGGGGATAGAATCAACATGAAACAAGCACATGCAGAGTTGCAGAAAATCAAACATCGATTTTCCCAATGA
- the LOC131015221 gene encoding probable LRR receptor-like serine/threonine-protein kinase At3g47570 has protein sequence MDKKLYCILPYAFLITVTFPMLSSESKQPMSLATDQTALLSLKHTSLLLATNWTNSTSVCTWIGVTCSLRHRRVSALNLSNMALSATIPPQLRHLSFLVSLDLTNNLFYGDLPQELSLLRRLKFISFQLNNFTGDIPPMLGQLPKLEYLSLRNNSFIGSIPKSLSNLTNLQFLDLRSNSLSGEIPKEFGRLQSLQTLYVQRNHLSGAIPSAIFNISTLVSMGFTYNELSGSLPTDMCRNLPSLTGLYLSKNQLSGTIPSNLSQCSRLEELSLAYNSFSGEIPSEIGYLTSLQFLALGGNNLKGILPHEIGHLQSLVTFAVEKNEIAGSIDFNIFMNMSSLQTLGLGRNKFTRNLSRDVGNITMLTNLDLQDNHFTGLIPTEFGQLYHLETLGLLLNSLSGSIPHELFNISTLRILSLVGNALSGVLPTHLCHASPFLEELHLGRNSITGAIPNSISNCSQLTILSLPENKFSGYIPTHLGNLRHLQILQLFRNNLTEAPSSSFITSLTNCKSLTLLSIDDNPLNGVIPASVGNLSSALRTFTAVNCKFSGSIPLEIGNLSNLMALELSANELSGNIPLTISHLHELQGLDLSDNMLGGSIPHAICDLFRLDTLIMSQNQFSGPIPKCLENVSSIRILHLHFNMLNSSIPSSLWGLKDLNSLDLSSNSLNGFLPQEISNLGAVIHINLSMNQLSGSIPSTIGKLQNLINLSLANNRLEGSIPVSMGSMISLANLDLSYNNLSGSIPKSLEALQHLDYFNVSFNSLSGEIPNGGSFRNFTMDSFKGNEALCGIPKFHVQICSSISNHTSKRNKVERASFIVFGVVAFISIVSLAFIIVKNKRKDKMTREVDESIFIVPERISYYELLQATERFDESNLLGTGSSCSVYKGILNNGKDIVVKVFNMQLEGISRIFDVECEILRSIRHRNLTSVISSCSNEVFKALVLEYMPKGNLEKWLYSYNYCLNMMERLNIMIDVACALEYLHHGYSMPIVHSDLKPSNVLLDEDMVAHVSDFGIAKLLCDGDSFALTNTLATLGYIAPGAKFL, from the exons ATGGACAAAAAGCTTTATTGCATTTTGCCTTATGCATTCCTAATCACCGTAACCTTCCCAATGCTTTCTTCTGAATCCAAACAACCTATGAGTCTTGCAACTGATCAAACTGCCCTTCTTTCACTCAAACATACATCTCTTTTACTTGCAACTAATTGGACCAACTCCACCTCCGTCTGCACCTGGATTGGCGTCACTTGCAGCTTGCGCCACCGAAGAGTTTCTGCGTTGAATCTCTCCAACATGGCTCTCTCCGCCACCATTCCACCACAGCTCCGACACCTCTCCTTCCTCGTCTCCCTCGACCTCACCAACAACCTTTTCTATGGAGATTTGCCACAGGAACTGTCTCTCCTTCGCCGTTTGAAGTTCATATCTTTCCAACTCAACAACTTCACCGGAGACATCCCCCCGATGTTGGGTCAGTTACCAAAATTAGAGTACTTGTCTTTACGCAACAACAGCTTCATAGGTTCCATCCCAAAATCCCTCTCAAACCTCACAAACCTACAATTTCTTGACTTAAGATCCAATTctctaagtggagaaattccaaaaGAGTTTGGGAGACTTCAAAGTCTACAAACTCTGTATGTTCAACGTAATCATCTCTCCGGTGCTATACCATCAGCCATATTCAACATCTCGACCCTTGTATCTATGGGCTTCACATACAATGAATTGAGTGGAAGTCTTCCAACAGACATGTGCCGTAATCTTCCATCTCTGACTGGGCTTTATCTTTCTAAGAATCAATTGAGTGGCACGATTCCCTCAAATCTATCCCAATGTTCACGGCTTGAGGAGCTGAGCCTCGCTTACAACTCTTTTAGTGGGGAGATACCTTCAGAAATCGGCTACTTAACATCTCTTCAGTTTTTAGCTCTTGGTGGTAACAATTTGAAAG GAATACTACCACATGAGATTGGCCATCTTCAGAGTCTGGTTACTTTTGCTGTTGAAAAGAATGAGATTGCGGGCTCAattgatttcaatattttcatgaatatgtCTTCTCTGCAAACCTTAGGACTAGGGCGCAACAAATTCACGAGGAACCTTTCAAGGGATGTCGGGAATATTACCATGCTAACAAATTTGGATCTCCAAGATAACCATTTTACAG GTCTTATTCCCACTGAATTTGGCCAACTTTACCATTTGGAGACATTAGGACTACTGTTGAACAGCTTGAGTGGTTCGATTCCACATGagctctttaacatttcaactctTCGGATCCTTTCACTTGTCGGCAACGCTCTGTCAGGGGTTCTTCCAACCCATTTATGCCATGCCTCTCCCTTTCTTGAAGAACTTCATCTTGGCCGAAATTCTATCACCGGAGCAATACCCAACTCCATCTCTAACTGTTCTCAACTCACAATTCTCTCACTTCCTGAAAACAAATTCAGTGGTTATATACCTACTCATCTCGGCAACCTAAGGCATCTCCAAATTCTTCAACTGTTCAGAAACAATCTTACCGAGGCACCATCTTCTTCCTTCATTACTTCATTGACAAATTGCAAGTCTCTAACTCTTTTGTCAATTGATGATAATCCTCTAAATGGTGTCATTCCAGCTTCTGTTGGGAACTTATCTTCTGCACTTCGAACATTCACTGCCGTGAACTGCAAATTCAGTGGCAGCATTCCTCTTGAAATAGGCAATTTAAGCAATTTGATGGCATTGGAGTTGTCAGCAAATGAGTTATCTGGTAATATTCCACTAACTATAAGCCATTTGCATGAACTTCAAGGATTAGATCTGTCTGATAACATGTTGGGAGGCTCAATACCACATGCTATATGTGATCTATTCCGCCTCGACACTTTAATTATGAGCCAGAATCAATTTTCAGGTCCAATTCCTAAATGTCTGGAAAATGTCTCTTCTATAAGAATTCTTCATCTACACTTCAACATGTTGAATTCAAGCATACCTTCAAGCTTATGGGGCCTAAAAGATTTGAACTCTCTAGACTTGTCCTCGAATTCATTAAATGGGTTCTTACCACAAGAGATAAGTAACTTAGGAGCAGTAATACATATAAACCTATCGATGAATCAATTGTCAGGGTCAATTCCTAGCACTATTGGGAAGTTGCAGAATTTGATTAATCTGTCTTTGGCAAATAATAGACTAGAAGGTTCTATTCCTGTGTCTATGGGAAGCATGATCAGTTTGGCAAATCTCGACCTGTCGTACAACAACCTCTCTGGTTCAATTCCAAAGTCTTTAGAAGCACTTCAACACCTCGACTACTTTAATGTCTCTTTCAATAgtttaagtggagaaattcctaatggaggttcttttagaaacttcactaTGGATTCTTTTAAGGGTAATGAGGCATTGTGTGGAATCCCCAAGTTCCATGTCCAAATTTGCTCTTCAATTTCTAATCACACATCAAAGAGAAACAAGGTGGAACGAGCTTCATTTATTGTTTTCGGGGTTGTGGCTTTCATCTCAATTGTTTCTTTGGCCTTTATAATTGTCAAAAACAAACGGAAAGATAAGATGACTAGAGAAGTTGATGAGTCGATATTCATTGTGCCGGAAAGAATCTCTTATTATGAACTGCTACAAGCAACGGAAAGATTCGATGAAAGCAATTTACTTGGCACTGGGAGTTCTTGCTCTGTTTATAAAGGAATTCTTAACAATGGGAAGGATATTGTTGTCAAGGTGTTTAATATGCAGCTAGAAGGTATTTCAAGAATATTCGATGTCGAATGTGAGATACTACGTAGCATTCGACACAGGAATCTGACAAGCGTCATAAGCAGTTGCTCCAATGAAGTGTTCAAGGCATTAGTACTTGAATATATGCCAAAGGGAAACCTTGAAAAATGGTTATATTCCTACAACTATTGCTTGAATATGATGgaaagattgaatataatgattGATGTTGCATGTGCTTTGGAGTATCTTCACCACGGTTATTCAATGCCCATTGTCCACAGCGACTTGAAGCCTAGTAATGTGTTGTTAGATGAAGACATGGTTGCCCATGTAAGCGACTTTGGGATAGCAAAGTTGTTATGCGATGGAGATAGCTTTGCGTTAACCAACACGCTAGCAACATTGGGTTACATCGCTCCAGGTGCGAAGTTTCTCTAA